Proteins found in one uncultured Desulfuromonas sp. genomic segment:
- a CDS encoding DUF4198 domain-containing protein has product MFVLTCSQSWAHSFWINTFFSQGHQSPHVMASLGWGHSLPMDDILTSTNGRVAVDSFALIDPTGALVPLRHPDFFVSSPEQSTPNVDVYAADLAVHKIALKKESTQGVYQFSAVTKPSYYVQYIDSKGRKRLKMKPLDEVKDVAQTLMAVKYQAYAKSMVTHGDWNTPEPLGHSLEIVPRSDLSHVKVGDLIEVEVLFYGKPLNSSPKSKEFMTAQSTGFGQQDGFALYSKLKKGRAQFRVQSPGQWLINVGHKDDVTEDGPLRELFGKAHQLYQSASLTFTVSGS; this is encoded by the coding sequence ATGTTTGTTTTGACGTGTTCACAAAGCTGGGCGCATTCGTTTTGGATCAATACGTTTTTCTCTCAGGGTCATCAATCCCCACATGTCATGGCCTCTTTGGGCTGGGGACACAGCTTGCCCATGGATGACATTCTGACCTCCACCAACGGGCGAGTGGCGGTGGATTCTTTTGCACTGATCGACCCAACCGGCGCTCTCGTGCCATTGCGTCATCCGGATTTTTTTGTCAGTTCTCCTGAACAGTCCACACCGAATGTGGATGTGTATGCGGCCGACCTGGCCGTGCATAAAATTGCGTTGAAAAAGGAAAGTACCCAGGGTGTTTACCAATTCAGCGCGGTAACAAAGCCCTCGTACTATGTGCAATATATCGATAGCAAAGGGCGCAAACGGCTGAAAATGAAACCATTGGACGAGGTGAAGGATGTTGCCCAAACATTGATGGCCGTAAAATATCAGGCCTATGCAAAATCGATGGTCACCCATGGCGATTGGAACACTCCGGAGCCTCTTGGCCATAGCTTGGAGATTGTGCCTCGTAGCGATCTCAGTCATGTCAAAGTCGGAGATCTGATTGAGGTTGAAGTCCTATTTTATGGTAAGCCACTGAACTCTTCGCCGAAAAGCAAGGAATTCATGACAGCACAAAGCACTGGTTTTGGTCAGCAGGATGGCTTTGCCCTTTATTCAAAACTGAAAAAAGGCAGAGCCCAATTTCGTGTGCAAAGCCCGGGGCAATGGCTTATTAACGTTGGGCATAAGGACGATGTTACCGAGGACGGTCCGCTTCGTGAGCTTTTTGGCAAAGCACACCAGCTGTACCAGTCGGCAAGTCTGACCTTTACTGTTTCTGGATCATGA
- a CDS encoding EFR1 family ferrodoxin (N-terminal region resembles flavodoxins. C-terminal ferrodoxin region binds two 4Fe-4S clusters.) gives MVYFSPTGNTRHVTHAVADRCAQLGSNITLWDITSPAQRRENVDPAAFDAFVFGFPVHSLRAPRLVRQWLRTWQGDKKRCAMFFTYGGFSVHPAHYSTGRILEQQGFSVVASAQFPSAHTYNLGGWEALAHRPDSEDLQAARRYADAVYPRLLGTDTALPSAFEQGDYTTKQLDHFEDFRYRIVTQLPTRSGGECCLCRQCEKVCPAGVFAAEPGEVIGSGCLACLACVAVCPDQVLHINDTRATWQKKLRMGQTSASALNRQKAVFYL, from the coding sequence ATGGTTTATTTCTCCCCAACAGGGAACACCCGTCACGTGACACACGCGGTCGCGGACAGGTGCGCTCAGTTGGGGAGTAACATCACCCTCTGGGACATTACGTCGCCAGCGCAACGCCGAGAAAACGTTGACCCCGCAGCTTTCGACGCTTTTGTCTTCGGATTTCCGGTTCACTCCTTGCGAGCTCCTCGACTGGTTCGGCAATGGTTGCGCACGTGGCAGGGTGACAAAAAACGCTGTGCCATGTTTTTCACCTATGGCGGTTTCTCCGTGCATCCGGCGCATTATTCGACCGGGCGGATTCTTGAACAGCAGGGATTCAGCGTCGTTGCCTCGGCCCAGTTTCCCAGCGCCCACACGTACAATCTTGGCGGATGGGAGGCTTTGGCACATCGACCGGACAGCGAGGATCTGCAGGCGGCACGCCGCTATGCCGATGCCGTGTATCCACGCTTACTGGGAACCGATACCGCACTGCCGTCTGCTTTTGAGCAAGGGGACTACACGACAAAGCAATTAGATCACTTTGAAGACTTTCGCTACCGAATTGTCACCCAGCTGCCGACACGCTCAGGTGGAGAATGCTGCCTGTGTCGGCAGTGCGAAAAGGTTTGTCCCGCCGGGGTTTTTGCCGCTGAACCCGGCGAGGTGATTGGATCAGGATGTCTTGCTTGCCTGGCCTGTGTAGCGGTTTGTCCGGATCAAGTGCTGCATATCAATGATACGCGTGCCACCTGGCAAAAAAAGCTGCGCATGGGACAAACCAGTGCCTCAGCACTTAACCGACAAAAGGCTGTTTTTTATCTATAG
- a CDS encoding MBL fold metallo-hydrolase — MDAAYRFYVGEFVCYTLCDGEHTYGQPADLLFPQAPASQLKRELYAQGITDARSWESWTSTYSCLLVQADDHNVLIDSGAGDFLPTAGRLIANLHTIGIEPEQIDDVLLSHAHPDHIGAAQCFTRARIILNREEWRFWTGNPQLPRLPIEFREQLLTMIVPKLHSLQDRVELISPCQQILPGIEALDAAGHTPGHMAFSIKSQGEELLYIGDAILHLIHINQPRWSARVDVVPQQAVKTRQKLLQYAAAAPATIFGFHFPFPGIRQIPRNDGRLQQS; from the coding sequence ATGGATGCTGCCTACCGTTTTTATGTTGGCGAGTTCGTTTGTTACACCCTTTGTGACGGGGAGCATACCTACGGACAACCCGCTGATCTCTTGTTTCCGCAAGCACCAGCCTCTCAACTGAAAAGAGAACTTTACGCTCAAGGGATCACGGACGCGAGAAGTTGGGAATCCTGGACCAGCACCTACAGTTGCTTACTGGTGCAAGCAGACGATCATAACGTGTTGATTGATAGTGGAGCGGGTGATTTTCTGCCGACGGCAGGCCGTTTGATTGCAAATTTGCATACCATTGGAATTGAACCGGAACAGATTGACGATGTGCTGCTTTCCCATGCTCATCCCGATCATATTGGTGCGGCCCAGTGCTTTACAAGAGCACGTATTATTCTAAACCGCGAAGAGTGGCGATTTTGGACCGGCAATCCGCAACTTCCACGTCTGCCGATTGAATTCAGAGAACAGTTATTAACCATGATCGTTCCAAAACTGCACTCCTTGCAGGACCGGGTTGAATTGATCTCCCCGTGCCAACAGATTCTTCCCGGAATAGAGGCTTTGGATGCGGCCGGGCACACCCCCGGCCATATGGCGTTTTCCATTAAATCGCAAGGCGAGGAGCTGCTCTATATCGGCGACGCCATCTTGCATTTGATTCACATCAACCAGCCACGCTGGAGTGCACGTGTCGATGTTGTTCCGCAACAAGCGGTAAAAACACGGCAAAAACTTCTCCAGTATGCCGCTGCAGCTCCGGCAACAATTTTCGGTTTTCATTTCCCTTTCCCCGGAATACGGCAGATCCCGCGCAATGATGGACGGTTACAACAGAGCTAA
- a CDS encoding cyclic nucleotide-binding domain-containing protein, producing the protein MSRFSDHDLPDAANGSRGRPIWPSPQIAAMFEKHFSTSESHLLARHFKKTTFAAEEILWQEGDTVERRMFLLSSGYVKLSSRRPDYRMPIVHAVIGPLSVFGEESLFLREPSLYTAQCVSDIEALFMEPSAFDQLLYDQPRLANRFMQKLFSLSLHRQRATYQRMMAFF; encoded by the coding sequence ATGTCACGGTTTTCCGATCACGACCTCCCCGATGCTGCCAACGGCAGCCGGGGGCGTCCCATCTGGCCTTCGCCACAGATTGCCGCGATGTTTGAAAAACATTTCTCCACCAGCGAAAGTCACCTGCTGGCCCGTCACTTTAAAAAAACGACCTTTGCTGCTGAAGAGATCCTGTGGCAGGAGGGTGACACGGTGGAGAGACGCATGTTTCTGCTTAGCTCGGGTTACGTCAAACTCTCCTCGCGCCGACCAGATTACCGCATGCCCATTGTGCACGCGGTGATTGGTCCTCTGTCGGTTTTCGGTGAAGAGTCCCTGTTTCTTCGCGAACCGAGCCTCTACACCGCCCAGTGTGTTTCCGACATTGAAGCCCTGTTTATGGAACCCAGCGCCTTCGACCAGTTGTTGTACGATCAGCCCAGGCTGGCAAACCGCTTCATGCAAAAGCTGTTTTCCCTCAGCTTGCACCGGCAGCGGGCTACCTACCAGCGCATGATGGCCTTTTTCTGA
- a CDS encoding TolC family protein → MIRHKSFIEARATSRPWLLAKGSISLLIVSFVLLALTLPAAAQPTTPETASWAIPQGDLTLKQAHAIARQNSPSQEQATARIEAAVAVLKQATSAWSPRLTARGSSFYHDGVQQLDWQPEVRAHDSFVQHSAAVELSWLVFDGFAREATILQSRYRIEQQQQLQIETTRLLLKAVSRAYYQAQMALEEMVVAQENRKFNRILEDESKKRWLAGAIPEAEMLNFSVRALQAESDFLSADERFKVACAALAELMGLNQGDTRLPQRAERDVLAEMPYDFATENAYAYEYRSDLQAIDRQLQALQQQDRTVKATFYPSVHLVGGSSWNKAEDQASTDQTEHDTYAGLNLNWDLFEGGQRTGQRREIDAQISQLKAQRRQMELEIQSQLRQSLDQAQAALAIFRKQQQTFELTYKIRSHTEQAYRAGVATLTRLNESQTDLVKASASVAQSRINYLLALEMVASTSGRILAE, encoded by the coding sequence ATGATCAGGCATAAATCTTTTATCGAGGCTCGTGCAACAAGCCGTCCCTGGCTTTTGGCAAAAGGCTCTATTTCACTCCTCATTGTCAGCTTTGTTTTGCTGGCATTGACCCTTCCGGCTGCGGCTCAGCCAACAACGCCGGAGACGGCGAGCTGGGCCATCCCCCAAGGGGATCTGACTCTGAAACAGGCCCATGCCATCGCCCGGCAAAACAGCCCGTCGCAGGAACAAGCAACCGCCCGTATCGAGGCCGCCGTTGCCGTCCTCAAGCAGGCAACCTCGGCCTGGTCGCCGCGCCTGACCGCACGGGGAAGTTCATTTTATCACGATGGTGTTCAGCAACTCGACTGGCAGCCGGAGGTACGCGCCCACGACAGTTTCGTCCAACACAGTGCCGCTGTCGAACTGAGCTGGCTGGTGTTTGACGGCTTTGCCCGCGAGGCCACTATTCTCCAGTCACGCTACCGGATCGAGCAGCAACAACAGTTGCAAATTGAAACCACCCGCCTGCTGCTCAAAGCAGTGTCACGCGCCTATTATCAGGCACAAATGGCTCTGGAGGAGATGGTGGTTGCTCAGGAAAACCGCAAGTTCAACCGCATCCTTGAAGATGAATCGAAAAAACGCTGGCTGGCCGGAGCCATCCCCGAGGCGGAGATGCTCAACTTTTCGGTGCGAGCGCTCCAGGCCGAGTCTGATTTCCTCAGCGCCGACGAACGCTTTAAAGTGGCTTGTGCCGCCCTTGCCGAACTGATGGGGCTCAATCAGGGCGACACCCGGCTGCCACAACGCGCCGAACGTGATGTGCTGGCCGAGATGCCCTATGATTTTGCCACGGAAAACGCCTATGCCTATGAATACCGCTCTGATCTGCAGGCCATTGATCGTCAGTTGCAGGCCCTGCAGCAACAGGATCGCACTGTCAAGGCCACTTTTTACCCCAGTGTGCATCTGGTCGGCGGCTCATCGTGGAACAAAGCAGAAGATCAAGCCAGCACGGATCAGACTGAGCACGATACCTATGCGGGGCTCAACCTGAACTGGGACCTGTTCGAGGGGGGACAGCGCACCGGCCAACGCCGTGAAATCGACGCCCAAATCAGCCAGCTTAAGGCCCAACGCCGTCAGATGGAACTGGAAATTCAGTCACAGCTGCGCCAATCGCTTGATCAAGCTCAAGCGGCCCTGGCTATTTTCAGAAAACAGCAACAGACCTTTGAGTTGACCTATAAGATTCGCAGCCACACAGAACAGGCGTACCGAGCCGGGGTCGCCACCCTTACCCGGCTTAATGAGTCGCAGACCGACCTGGTTAAAGCATCGGCAAGCGTCGCCCAGAGCCGCATCAACTATCTGTTGGCCTTGGAGATGGTCGCTTCAACCTCAGGACGTATCCTCGCCGAATAA
- a CDS encoding efflux RND transporter permease subunit — translation MSSPLIALRKRTMMIVMTIMVIGSGILAFQKLGRLENPTFTIKTALVVTAYPGASPLEVEEEVTDVIEEAIQSMGQVKEIYSTSKAGLSLVYVDMKDTFHSHQLPQIWDELRRKVGDVRNQLPPGCAAPVVNDDFGDVYGVLFALTGENKSYAELKDTAEYLKNELLLCDDVAKIALWGTRQEVIYVEYNPSQLARLGITPTQIYQTLQSKNLVQESGKVKVGKKYIRIVPTGGIDNVQIISELLLGSANGTVRLSDVARIYRGYIEPPHNLMRFDGQPAIGLGISTLDGGNVITMGESVDAKLAQLKDSIPDGITLHTIYYQSNIVTEAIDLFIANLVEAVVIVIVLLMLFMGWRSGLLIGSVLLLTILGTLTGMYVMDITLQKISLGALILALGMLVDNAIVICDSTQMGMEQGKGVEKAAEDAVQATKWPLLGATFVAILAFTAIGFSPGNVGEFCRSLFDVMALSLLLSWVLAISVTPLLCVWFLKPAKNQEVGLHDRPMYQIFRRSLNLCMAHRWLVVLGTVALLVAAIWSFQFLDKAFFPNSSQRYFYVNFWNPQGTHIDETSEDLRTMERYLTTLDGVKNTTSFVGEGGLRFILSYDYEDANTSYGQIVVEVDNYRKIPELMSTVESYMHREFPQAEPYASRIMDGPGIPFKVEVRFRGPDTTVLKNLAEQAQQIYRDSHQARDIRTDWRQQVPIIRPHYSETQGRFAGISRNNLMEAIQGNFNGKVVGIYREDDELLPIIFRAPAQDRASVEDMENIQVWSDLHQRTIPLRQVVTAIEPEWEDPLIQRRDRERTITVQCNAVGVTPDALRLSILPQISNITLPPGYTMEWGGEFEDSEEAQGPLRQVFPLCFLGMFLIVVWLFDSFRRPLIILLTVPLSLIGVVLGLMVTGLPFGFMSILGFLGLSGMLIKNAIVLIDQIELELKAGMPAYEAVVDSTVNRLRPVLMASGTTILGMAPLITNPFYASMAATIMGGLLIATFLTLVIVPVVYTLVYKITPEVSHDQA, via the coding sequence ATGTCGTCGCCGTTAATCGCTCTGAGAAAACGAACCATGATGATCGTCATGACCATTATGGTCATCGGTTCGGGAATCCTCGCCTTTCAGAAACTCGGTCGATTGGAAAACCCGACCTTTACCATCAAGACGGCTCTGGTCGTCACCGCCTATCCCGGAGCCAGCCCGCTGGAAGTGGAGGAGGAGGTCACCGACGTCATTGAAGAGGCCATTCAGTCCATGGGCCAGGTCAAGGAGATTTATTCCACCTCCAAGGCCGGACTGTCGCTGGTCTATGTCGACATGAAGGATACCTTCCATTCACATCAGTTGCCGCAGATCTGGGACGAGTTGCGCCGCAAGGTCGGCGATGTCCGCAACCAACTGCCGCCGGGATGCGCCGCGCCGGTTGTCAATGACGATTTTGGCGATGTCTACGGCGTGTTGTTCGCTTTGACCGGCGAAAACAAAAGTTACGCCGAGCTCAAAGATACTGCTGAGTATCTGAAAAACGAGCTGCTGCTGTGCGACGATGTGGCCAAAATTGCCCTGTGGGGCACCCGCCAGGAAGTCATTTACGTTGAATACAATCCTTCGCAGTTGGCCCGGCTCGGTATCACCCCGACGCAAATTTACCAGACCCTGCAATCAAAAAATCTGGTGCAGGAGAGCGGCAAGGTTAAGGTCGGTAAAAAATACATCCGCATTGTCCCCACCGGCGGTATTGATAATGTTCAGATCATCTCCGAACTGTTGCTCGGCAGCGCCAACGGCACGGTCCGGCTCAGTGATGTCGCCCGCATCTACCGTGGCTACATTGAACCGCCCCACAACCTGATGCGCTTCGATGGTCAACCGGCTATCGGCCTGGGCATTTCGACCCTTGATGGCGGCAACGTTATCACCATGGGCGAATCCGTCGATGCGAAACTGGCCCAGCTCAAGGACAGCATCCCGGACGGCATCACCCTGCATACCATCTATTACCAGAGCAATATCGTCACCGAAGCCATCGACCTGTTTATCGCCAATCTGGTTGAAGCCGTGGTCATCGTTATTGTGCTGTTGATGCTGTTCATGGGGTGGCGCAGCGGCTTGTTGATCGGATCGGTTCTGCTGCTGACTATCCTCGGCACCCTGACCGGCATGTACGTGATGGACATCACGCTGCAAAAAATCTCACTCGGTGCTTTGATCCTGGCCCTCGGCATGTTAGTGGACAATGCCATCGTCATTTGTGACAGCACCCAGATGGGAATGGAGCAGGGCAAGGGGGTGGAAAAGGCCGCTGAGGATGCGGTGCAAGCGACCAAATGGCCGCTGCTCGGCGCCACCTTTGTCGCCATTCTCGCCTTTACCGCCATTGGATTTTCTCCCGGTAACGTCGGTGAATTCTGCCGCAGTCTGTTTGATGTCATGGCGTTGTCGCTGTTGCTGAGCTGGGTGCTGGCAATCAGTGTCACCCCGCTGCTTTGTGTGTGGTTTCTCAAGCCGGCCAAAAACCAGGAAGTGGGTCTGCATGATCGGCCCATGTATCAAATTTTCCGCCGTTCGCTGAACCTGTGCATGGCCCACCGCTGGCTGGTGGTGTTGGGCACGGTCGCGTTGCTGGTCGCCGCCATCTGGTCGTTCCAATTTCTTGACAAAGCGTTCTTCCCCAATTCGTCGCAGCGCTATTTCTACGTCAACTTCTGGAACCCTCAAGGCACTCACATCGATGAAACTTCTGAGGATCTGCGCACCATGGAGCGCTACCTCACCACCCTTGACGGCGTTAAAAACACCACCAGCTTTGTCGGCGAAGGGGGACTGCGCTTCATCCTCTCCTACGATTATGAAGATGCCAACACCAGCTATGGCCAAATTGTGGTGGAAGTCGATAATTACCGGAAAATCCCGGAATTGATGAGCACGGTGGAAAGCTACATGCACCGCGAATTCCCCCAGGCGGAACCCTATGCCAGCCGAATTATGGATGGCCCCGGCATTCCGTTTAAGGTGGAGGTGCGTTTTCGCGGTCCCGATACCACCGTCCTGAAGAACCTCGCCGAACAGGCGCAGCAGATTTACCGTGACAGTCATCAGGCGCGTGATATCCGCACCGACTGGCGCCAGCAGGTACCCATTATCCGGCCCCATTATTCCGAAACACAGGGACGTTTTGCCGGTATCAGTCGTAACAACCTGATGGAGGCGATACAGGGCAACTTCAATGGCAAAGTGGTGGGCATCTACCGTGAAGACGATGAGCTGCTGCCGATCATTTTTCGCGCCCCGGCTCAGGATCGCGCCAGTGTCGAAGATATGGAGAATATCCAGGTGTGGAGTGATCTTCATCAACGCACCATTCCGCTGCGTCAGGTGGTAACCGCCATCGAACCGGAGTGGGAAGATCCGCTCATCCAACGCCGCGACCGCGAACGAACCATCACCGTGCAGTGTAACGCCGTCGGTGTGACGCCGGATGCACTGCGTCTGAGCATCCTGCCACAGATCAGCAACATCACACTGCCGCCCGGGTACACCATGGAGTGGGGTGGTGAATTTGAAGATTCCGAAGAAGCGCAGGGACCGTTACGTCAGGTGTTCCCACTGTGCTTTCTCGGCATGTTCCTCATCGTCGTCTGGCTGTTTGACTCGTTCCGGCGACCGCTGATCATTCTGCTGACGGTACCGCTGTCGCTGATCGGCGTGGTCTTGGGACTGATGGTAACCGGACTGCCGTTTGGTTTCATGTCGATCCTCGGTTTTCTCGGCCTGTCGGGCATGCTGATCAAAAACGCCATTGTGCTCATCGACCAGATTGAGCTTGAATTGAAAGCGGGCATGCCTGCCTATGAAGCGGTGGTCGATTCAACCGTGAATCGTCTGCGGCCGGTACTGATGGCCTCCGGCACCACCATTCTCGGCATGGCGCCGCTGATCACCAATCCCTTCTATGCGTCCATGGCCGCCACCATCATGGGTGGCCTGCTGATAGCGACCTTTTTAACACTGGTCATTGTACCGGTGGTTTACACGCTGGTTTATAAAATTACCCCCGAGGTGTCCCATGATCAGGCATAA
- a CDS encoding efflux RND transporter periplasmic adaptor subunit, whose translation MKALSIKHPILQLIFICLIAATASLCLAAQADFPAGHANAKSATQQILIQQVEPLQKTAERRYPGIIKASQQTQLAFRVGGPLVAIDVEPGETIRKGQRLMQVDPRDFKDRIAVLNAQLAAARSDLEHSKQDYDRAVTLFQQQVNAKADYDRAKSAYDRAVAMEQSLKAELQIACHQLEDTTLKAPYDGMVIEQKVENYEMIEPGQVVIAIQDIATLEVEIHLPENEIVKYPLAKNLPAEVRFTSAPDQRFTIYLKEWTARADEVTRTYTLTFRFTPPAGCQILPGMTADVYWTSPPEGYKTQLIIPTDAVFSTTGHDTYVWVYDDATSQVLKRAVELGSLTGKNQVQLLSGLDENEWIVMAGSDKLTEGMHVRAMAQQLERM comes from the coding sequence ATGAAAGCCCTGTCCATAAAGCACCCGATCCTGCAACTGATTTTCATTTGTCTCATCGCCGCAACCGCCAGCCTGTGTCTGGCTGCGCAGGCCGATTTCCCTGCCGGGCATGCTAACGCGAAGAGCGCCACGCAACAGATCCTGATCCAGCAAGTGGAACCTTTGCAAAAGACTGCCGAGCGTCGCTATCCCGGCATTATCAAGGCCAGCCAGCAAACTCAACTGGCCTTCCGTGTCGGCGGCCCACTGGTGGCCATTGATGTCGAGCCGGGCGAAACGATCCGCAAAGGGCAACGGCTGATGCAGGTCGATCCGCGTGATTTCAAAGACCGCATTGCCGTGCTCAACGCCCAGCTGGCCGCAGCCCGCTCCGATTTGGAACACAGCAAGCAGGATTACGACCGTGCCGTCACCCTGTTTCAACAGCAGGTCAACGCCAAGGCCGATTACGACCGCGCCAAAAGTGCCTATGACCGGGCGGTCGCGATGGAACAGAGCCTCAAGGCCGAACTGCAGATCGCCTGCCACCAGCTGGAGGACACCACCCTCAAAGCGCCCTATGACGGCATGGTGATTGAGCAGAAGGTTGAAAATTACGAGATGATCGAACCCGGTCAAGTGGTGATCGCTATTCAGGACATTGCCACTCTTGAAGTGGAAATTCATCTGCCGGAAAACGAAATCGTCAAATATCCGCTGGCCAAAAATCTTCCGGCGGAAGTGCGGTTCACCTCGGCACCGGACCAGCGCTTTACCATCTACCTCAAAGAGTGGACGGCACGGGCCGACGAAGTCACCCGTACCTACACCCTGACCTTTCGCTTCACGCCCCCGGCGGGTTGCCAGATCCTGCCGGGCATGACGGCGGACGTTTACTGGACCTCCCCTCCTGAAGGGTACAAAACGCAACTGATTATTCCGACCGATGCAGTGTTCTCCACCACAGGCCACGACACGTATGTCTGGGTCTATGACGATGCCACCAGTCAGGTGCTGAAACGCGCTGTGGAACTCGGCTCACTGACCGGCAAGAATCAAGTTCAACTGTTATCCGGGCTGGATGAAAACGAGTGGATCGTCATGGCGGGCAGCGACAAGCTGACCGAGGGAATGCATGTCAGAGCGATGGCTCAACAACTGGAAAGGATGTAG
- a CDS encoding TetR/AcrR family transcriptional regulator, which yields MATYSSSEITKNALIEAAGQLIAELGLSNVPVRTIASLAKENIGTIHYHFGNKEGLFAEVINEVIQRWEAVPLEKELATLDLTNRTDQAIAIRRVVERMSQLIFSEQAPEWHRQVIYQVMQQPGILRDMFSHRVITPENQFTVELFQHIDPNLSYEQAYAHTLTIQSPLIVLADYQTAVLSELKQPGYNQEYITYLENILISQKQKFFDLPLV from the coding sequence ATGGCAACCTATAGCAGCAGTGAAATCACAAAAAACGCCTTGATTGAAGCCGCCGGTCAGCTGATTGCCGAGCTCGGCCTGTCCAATGTTCCCGTGCGGACGATTGCCTCCCTGGCCAAAGAAAATATCGGCACCATCCACTACCATTTCGGTAATAAGGAGGGCCTATTCGCCGAAGTGATTAACGAGGTCATTCAACGCTGGGAAGCTGTTCCGCTGGAAAAAGAACTGGCCACCCTTGACCTGACCAACCGCACCGATCAGGCCATTGCTATCCGCCGCGTTGTTGAGCGGATGAGCCAACTGATCTTTTCAGAGCAGGCACCCGAGTGGCACCGCCAAGTGATTTACCAGGTGATGCAACAGCCTGGAATCCTAAGGGACATGTTCAGCCACCGCGTCATCACACCGGAGAACCAATTTACCGTGGAACTGTTTCAACATATCGATCCAAACCTGTCGTACGAACAGGCGTATGCTCACACCCTGACAATCCAATCACCTTTGATTGTTTTGGCCGACTACCAGACCGCTGTACTCAGTGAACTGAAGCAACCTGGGTACAACCAGGAATACATTACTTATCTAGAAAATATCCTGATCAGTCAGAAACAAAAGTTCTTTGATCTTCCCCTTGTGTAA
- a CDS encoding DMT family transporter: MTTIALPKIAAAEARTKGILSALVGTLLISFDSVFVRLSGTDGVNTVFLFGLFTVISMSVMLQISDQRGVVGTLKEDGWPVVISGLLMFDSACCFILSIKFTAVANTVIIMASRPVLTAIFSWLFLKETADKSLWLAIIMVVGGIAVVISGSLESVNLFGDSLALLCVIFLALNGTYQRHYTKMSRIAVVGIAGVWLAAVLLPFADVASLTPGTWLIMAAMGLLSAPFGRVLTGVSTRYILAAEAAMISMSMSVFSTSWAFLLFNEIPPAATLAGGSLILGAISSYIFLKLRRA, encoded by the coding sequence ATGACAACCATCGCCCTCCCAAAAATCGCTGCCGCAGAGGCACGCACCAAAGGGATTCTCTCGGCTCTGGTGGGAACTCTTTTAATCAGTTTTGATTCCGTTTTTGTTCGTTTATCAGGCACTGATGGGGTGAATACGGTCTTTTTATTTGGTCTGTTCACCGTCATTTCCATGTCTGTCATGCTTCAGATCAGCGATCAACGTGGGGTGGTCGGCACATTGAAAGAGGATGGCTGGCCCGTTGTCATCTCTGGCTTGCTGATGTTCGACAGTGCATGCTGCTTTATCCTCAGCATCAAATTTACAGCCGTGGCTAATACCGTGATCATCATGGCCAGTCGTCCGGTTCTGACGGCGATTTTTAGTTGGTTATTTCTCAAGGAGACGGCGGACAAATCCCTGTGGCTGGCCATCATCATGGTGGTTGGCGGCATTGCCGTGGTGATTTCAGGTTCCCTCGAATCGGTCAACCTGTTTGGAGATTCGTTGGCACTGCTGTGTGTGATCTTCCTGGCTCTGAACGGGACCTATCAACGCCACTACACAAAAATGAGCCGCATCGCCGTGGTGGGCATTGCCGGAGTCTGGCTGGCCGCAGTCCTCCTGCCCTTTGCCGATGTCGCCAGCCTGACTCCGGGAACCTGGCTGATCATGGCCGCCATGGGGTTGCTCTCCGCTCCCTTTGGCCGGGTTTTGACCGGCGTTTCCACCCGTTACATCCTTGCTGCGGAAGCCGCCATGATCAGCATGAGCATGTCCGTGTTTTCTACGTCGTGGGCCTTCCTGTTATTCAACGAAATTCCCCCGGCGGCGACGCTGGCTGGTGGGAGTCTCATTCTTGGCGCGATTTCCAGCTATATTTTCTTAAAACTCAGACGGGCCTAA